A single window of Granulicella mallensis MP5ACTX8 DNA harbors:
- the serS gene encoding serine--tRNA ligase, whose product MHDLAFVRANLPLVEEKLRSRGADPSILADFERLDTERRTAITEAETLKAQRNALSEEFAKLKRAGGDVAAISQRSGELKDRTAALEVTASAADAKLRELLQGLPNLPQDGVPAGSSEHDNVCEKTWGEPTKFDFPAKPHWEIGEELGILDFGRAAKISGSRFVVHFGAGARLERALANFMLDLHTRENGYAEVLPPFMVNSTSLFGTGNLPKFAEDLFHCDDKGPYIPGQLHENDHWLIPTAEVPITNLFRDETIDLSDGTISFTAYTPCFRSEAGSYGKDVRGMIRQHQFQKVELVKFARPEDSSAEHEKLTRDAESVLERLGLPYRRMLLCTGDMGFSSSKTYDLEVWVPGQETYREISSCSNFESFQARRANIRYKPAGSNKTEFVHTLNGSGLAVGRTYLAILENYQQADGSVRIPDALQPYMGGETVITKQSLGRAR is encoded by the coding sequence ATGCACGATTTAGCTTTTGTCCGGGCGAACCTGCCGCTCGTAGAAGAAAAACTGCGCTCTCGTGGCGCTGATCCGTCGATCCTTGCCGACTTTGAGCGGCTCGATACGGAGCGCCGCACTGCGATTACCGAGGCCGAAACCCTCAAGGCACAACGCAACGCGCTCTCCGAAGAGTTCGCCAAGCTCAAGCGCGCCGGCGGAGACGTCGCCGCCATCAGCCAGCGCTCCGGCGAGCTAAAGGACCGGACGGCCGCTCTCGAAGTCACTGCCAGCGCCGCCGATGCCAAGCTGCGCGAGCTGCTCCAGGGTCTGCCCAACTTGCCGCAGGACGGCGTACCCGCGGGCAGCTCCGAACATGACAATGTCTGCGAAAAGACCTGGGGCGAACCTACGAAGTTCGACTTCCCCGCCAAGCCCCACTGGGAGATCGGCGAAGAGCTCGGCATCCTCGACTTTGGCCGCGCCGCCAAGATCTCCGGTTCCCGCTTCGTCGTTCACTTTGGCGCAGGCGCCCGGCTGGAGAGGGCTCTGGCCAACTTCATGCTCGACCTGCATACTCGCGAGAACGGCTACGCCGAGGTGCTGCCGCCCTTCATGGTCAACTCGACCTCTCTCTTCGGCACAGGCAATCTTCCGAAGTTCGCCGAAGACCTCTTCCACTGCGATGACAAGGGCCCCTATATACCGGGACAGTTGCACGAGAATGACCACTGGCTGATCCCCACGGCAGAGGTGCCAATCACAAACCTCTTTCGTGATGAAACGATCGATCTGAGCGACGGCACGATCTCGTTCACGGCCTACACCCCCTGCTTCCGCTCCGAGGCTGGTTCCTATGGCAAGGACGTGCGCGGCATGATCCGCCAGCACCAGTTCCAGAAGGTCGAGCTTGTGAAGTTCGCCCGGCCTGAGGACTCCTCTGCCGAGCATGAGAAGCTGACCCGCGACGCCGAGTCCGTGCTCGAGCGCCTGGGTCTTCCCTATCGCCGGATGCTGCTCTGCACTGGAGACATGGGCTTCAGCTCCTCCAAGACCTATGACCTCGAAGTGTGGGTTCCCGGTCAGGAGACGTATCGCGAGATCTCCTCCTGCTCGAACTTCGAGAGCTTCCAGGCGCGGCGCGCGAACATCCGCTATAAGCCTGCGGGCTCGAACAAAACAGAGTTCGTTCATACACTCAACGGCAGCGGCCTTGCTGTAGGACGCACTTATCTTGCGATCCTGGAGAACTATCAGCAGGCTGACGGCTCCGTGCGTATCCCGGATGCACTGCAACCTTATATGGGCGGAGAGACCGTGATTACAAAGCAATCCCTGGGGCGTGCACGATGA
- a CDS encoding serine hydrolase → MGIAKTSITAILLGAAMAVAQAQAAPALSDDPALLAQLQPILAAHHGKVALYAVQLNNGKAVGIDQNLPVQTASDIKLAILYEAMLEVREGKAHWDEKLVLKPGDPVPGSGVLTFFDTPLTLTLKDALTMMVIVSDNTATNLMIDRFGTDTVNARMASLGLVNTHLYKKIMKPATGPMPADQPKFGLGKTTPYEMATLMTRIGRCELHAEAPRTAPVPPTSSEGFAKPDAQDLAVCAVGLKMLSNQFYRETIPRYLETVDSSETGTAIASKTGSLNAVRNDVAIVAGKSGPMVLAIFTYDNADHGWTVDNEGEVTIAKLAKAIVTNWSPSGIDGKTLVPGLGLDVK, encoded by the coding sequence ATGGGCATTGCAAAGACCTCCATAACGGCAATCCTGCTTGGCGCGGCCATGGCGGTGGCCCAGGCTCAGGCTGCACCAGCGCTCTCGGACGATCCGGCCTTGCTCGCGCAACTGCAGCCGATTCTGGCCGCGCACCATGGAAAAGTGGCGCTGTACGCCGTGCAATTGAACAACGGGAAGGCTGTAGGGATCGACCAGAACCTGCCGGTGCAGACGGCCTCGGACATCAAACTGGCGATTTTGTACGAGGCAATGCTCGAGGTCCGCGAGGGCAAAGCGCACTGGGACGAAAAGCTGGTGCTGAAGCCGGGCGACCCGGTGCCCGGATCGGGAGTGCTCACCTTCTTCGACACGCCCCTGACCCTTACGCTGAAGGACGCGCTGACCATGATGGTAATCGTCAGCGACAATACCGCAACGAACTTAATGATCGATCGCTTCGGCACGGACACTGTCAATGCGCGGATGGCTTCGCTGGGGCTGGTGAACACGCACCTCTACAAGAAGATCATGAAGCCTGCTACAGGCCCCATGCCTGCCGACCAGCCGAAGTTTGGCCTCGGCAAGACGACTCCCTACGAGATGGCGACGCTCATGACGCGGATCGGACGCTGCGAACTGCACGCCGAAGCTCCTCGAACGGCTCCGGTGCCGCCCACGTCCAGCGAGGGCTTTGCCAAGCCCGACGCGCAGGACCTGGCTGTCTGCGCGGTGGGCCTGAAGATGCTGAGCAACCAGTTCTATCGCGAGACGATTCCACGCTACCTGGAGACCGTCGATTCCAGCGAGACGGGTACAGCGATCGCCAGCAAGACCGGGAGCCTGAACGCGGTGCGCAACGATGTGGCTATCGTCGCCGGCAAGAGCGGCCCGATGGTGCTGGCGATCTTTACCTATGACAACGCCGACCATGGCTGGACGGTCGACAACGAGGGGGAAGTCACCATTGCGAAGCTGGCAAAGGCGATCGTGACGAACTGGTCGCCCTCCGGGATCGACGGCAAAACGCTGGTGCCCGGGCTGGGATTGGACGTGAAATAA
- the lepB gene encoding signal peptidase I → MEEATLEQQIPEAAETSAPQKSPGLRSWVTDLLFAGVASAFIILFLYQPVRVEGTSMLPVLQDQDRLFIDKFAYSHLGTLVGEQIHRGDVVVFLYPHDHSKSYIKRVIALPGDALRIDHGTVWVNGTPLKESYVPLKYEDDRSQPEMTIPKSEYFVMGDHRSISSDSRDFGPVERGLIYGRAAFVYWPMDQAGVVR, encoded by the coding sequence ATGGAAGAGGCAACATTGGAGCAGCAGATACCAGAGGCAGCCGAAACATCGGCACCGCAAAAAAGTCCGGGCCTGCGCTCGTGGGTGACGGACCTGCTCTTCGCGGGCGTGGCGTCGGCGTTCATCATTCTGTTTCTGTATCAGCCGGTGCGCGTGGAAGGCACGAGCATGCTGCCGGTGCTGCAAGACCAGGACCGGCTGTTCATCGATAAGTTTGCTTACTCCCACCTCGGTACCCTGGTGGGGGAGCAGATTCATCGCGGCGATGTCGTGGTGTTTCTCTACCCGCACGACCACTCGAAGAGCTACATCAAGCGCGTGATCGCGCTGCCGGGAGACGCGCTACGGATCGACCACGGAACGGTGTGGGTGAACGGAACGCCGCTCAAGGAAAGCTACGTCCCGCTGAAGTACGAGGACGACCGCTCCCAGCCGGAGATGACCATCCCGAAGAGCGAGTACTTCGTGATGGGCGACCATCGCTCCATCTCCAGCGACAGCCGCGACTTCGGCCCGGTAGAGCGGGGCCTGATCTATGGCCGGGCAGCCTTTGTGTACTGGCCGATGGACCAGGCGGGTGTAGTCCGCTAA